CTTCAtgtattaattatttaaacataaagtgAACTTATATTTCAGGTTAATTAATCTTTAACTCAACCATTTCTCAAATATGCACAATTTTGAGTTAAAAATCTTGAAactttttcttgtattttgttgtaaaactgcGTGACAGAATGTGATCTCGACGTCTTGATTTTGGTGGATGTTCAGGTGGCTGCAGACAGATCAGTCCGTGCTTCCTGTGAGAGCATGCCGTACCCCGGtcctgattaaaaataaacgtCCATCCACTGCAATAAAGTAGTCGAACTGCTTTGAAGGACAGGAACGCAGAGGGGAGATTAGGACGATAAAAGCACcagagacaaacaaggacccaaTTAATACGCGTATAAAAATGTCTCGTAAAAGTGTCTCCGCCACTGCTTTCACTGCTGATTTTCAACACAGTTTATCAGCTAAGCTACAAGAAATGTTCTGCTCAAACAAAAGCAGGGCATTAAACGTGATCAAAATATcttaaatcaataaatctttGGTAATAAATATCCTTTACCGCCTAAAGACTTTTGACCTCCTGGTCAAtcaaataaaggtaaaaaatagaacaaaaaacaaatacatttttttcaattgtGTGAATTCTGATTCAGCATTCTCACTATTgttttagctgccattttgctacttctagctacttttatgctacttttttgCCAACTTTTGGATACTTTCATCTTATTGCTATccatttgctactttcagcATTGAGCTTTAAACCAGCTATATCCTACATTTAGTTCTTCGCAAccattttgtaacttttggcttttagctatcgttttgctccttttacaattttagctagtgttctctTTCTTTGACAACTATTgtttagcttcttcagcttaACTCATTCATCGCTCAGCAGCACActgcatttccacagaaaactaATGttcttgttgtattttatttaatgttttttttttagtaaaaggTGAAGATGATCTGTTCACTTCTCTGCAcagctaaatgttttctttctttattttcaaatcgAGAAGTGTTTGTAGGCTGACGAATCATATTAATACTTTCTTACCAACATCGAGGATGTCCAGGGAGCTGATGTCAGAGGTCACCGAGCCCAGCTGGTTGGTGGCCTCCACCCAGATCAGGTACGGGGTGAAGAGGGCGATGTTTCCTGAGATGTAGCAGAAGTAATCCTGCTCCTCCGAGCTGTAGTTCTCACActccttttctctttcatgCCACCTGGACACAGAGGCGAACAGTGAAGGCGTACGGTTTTCACTAGCATCGGCCTCTCTGAGCCTCGGAGTGCAGCTCATGTTGGAGCCTCGGAGCTCATCGTCTGCCTGAGGGACGCCCGGACGAGGTGATCGCCTGTGAGCCGCAGCGGACGCTCACCTCAGCTTGTACTTGAGGGTGTATCTGGTTCGGATGTGGGTCTCACCCCGACCACCCAGCTGCCACTTGCAGGTCAGGTCCTTCGCGTTGTGGGACCAACATGTCAAGTTTTCTGGCTTCTCTGGAGGCACTGGAGGCAATCCAAACATAAACACGACCAGATTCACAGAAATTActgtaaaatcctgttttttcttctgttgtgaaaagaacatgtaaaatgtgtttttaaggtgaagcgtctttgttttgatttttaaaagactaaaactgaactcGAGTGTGAAAATCATTgatgttataaaaaataaacattaatttaaaagttgtttttaggaGTTCAGTCAGTTATCTGCTGAGGAGTACAACTTTGGCTTCAGTAGAAAGTTGTCTTTATAATATTACTCACAAAAACCTGCAAACGTTTCAGTATCCTGAtcattttttaagcaaagtAGTGGATGAACTGAAAGAAGAGGTCAAGGAGTCTTTGGACTGCTTCAAACAAAACTGGTGCATCTAACTTGTTCGGCACAAATGTTTTATACTAAATAACTATATAACTATAATTGTGCTTTGAGGATCTTTTTAATCCCAggtaaattaaacaacaactgTTTCTGAGAGCTACATCCTCCATCTGTAAAACATGCCGAAAACAAGAGAAGATGACTAAGGTCTAACAACGTCATGTACCCAAACCTTTTGCTTCAggttattttccttttcttaatATTATCCTTAAATCTAAAACTTGTACTTTGGGCAACATTCCTGCATAAAATGAACGTTTCTTTCATTAGCTGCTCTCAgcaacagaaagacagacacaaCATCTGCCTGACATTTCTACTTTAACTCCTTTTTCAGACCAATTATTTATTACtgtgttttacaaaacaattatgtttttttttaacaatcccTTGGCAGCTCTGCTGTCCAACCAGCCCAAACCCCAGCCTCCACTTACGGCCCACGTAGAGACAAGACCCAGCCAGGATTCGTCCATCTGCGGCGTGACACACCAGGTTGTCTCCTGACCGCTGCTGGGAGCCGGCAAGGCCGTGAAGGGTGACGGCCAGCGTGCTGGGGGGCAGGACGCTGTAGGTGCTGCCGGGCAGGCGGACCCCGTTCAGGGTCCAGTACAGCGAGCTGGGCTGGAGGCCGAGCTCGGGGCCCGGCGTGCAGGTGGCTGTCAAACTGGAGCCAATGCGCAGGACGGGGTCCTGCGGGGAGATGACTGCAACATCTGTGTGTCCATGAGCAAGATATGTCCATAtgatagttttttgttttattcttttgcatacatttaccatttattcaacatgattaaaaaaaatacctgctGATCATCATATGCAGGCTCAtgcttttttaataaacacagatCTAACAATATTTTCACCactttcttcatgttttcaactattttaaagtaagaaaatagaataatttgctcatttttaaagacaggacCACATTCTGAGGTTATTCACTTAATGTAATCAATTCATCAATTAATAGAGTGGTTGTTTGCTTGCGTTGctaactttctttctttcttttttttgtttggtggtTCAGACCACAAAAAAGCTCAGCCTGTACATTATTTCTAAACTGGCAATGAAGTGGTTTTAAGGAGCGCTCTAAAATGTCACTCCGGTTTGGAATGCCATTTTTTTCCATACAGCAACATAAAGTTTGCTTGATGCTCATGAGAAATTCTAAAGAAACTGTCTGGGAtcgttttttccccccatcccTCTCAGATATGCAGGTAAATATGGAGGGTTTTATCAGACGTGCTGCAGGTGGGTGGTAGGTGCAACACCTTTCTGACCTCTGCAGATTTAGAAGcatttaatgtgaaaataaaacacatgtgatgataaaggaaaataaaaggtcAGGTCTCAGCtagacaaaaacactgaaagacaCGAACATGTTTAAAGGATTTGTTTTGAGTCTATCAGGGACAAAATAACTCAGATGAACTTCATCCAGGTTTCTTtaagtgcaaaataaattactgtCATCATAAAATATAACAACACTTCCATACTACATACCATTAAATGAGAATAATCTAATATTATATTGTTACTGTATAATATCTCATGtaactcaaacacaaaaatctctaACTTCAAACTCTCCAATAATTAtaacttcagatttttttcaataatacaaaataaagttgCACATTTTTAGTACAGAGGATTCATTGCATTCTACCTactttgtatttaaatataatgaTTATAATGGATTATCTAAGATGTTACATTTTAAGCTTGTTTATTCTGAGCAGTTGTAACAACTGCTGGGCATCTCCTGCAATCTGAGCTGAGAAAAAGGTGAGGTTCATTAAGTTTTCTAATAAGTTTGATGCTCTACTTACACGCTGCGGAGAACCCCACATCTGGAACAAGGAGCAGCAAAAACATGAAGGCAGTCATAGTTCAtgagctgttgttttttattttctctctttttttgaaGTTTCCACACGCAGCAGACGCAGAGCGGTGAAGCTGGGGCAGAGTGAGCTGACTGCATGCAGTCTGAGgaaacacgagcagcagcagcagcagcagcaagatTCGGGTTCAGCCTGTTTGCTCCTCCTTTGTTTTCCCACACAGTCGCAAATCGTTAGTGCTGCTCAGCTTGACCCCTCCCAGAAACatacactaacacacacacttacacacacacacagcacagcCACCTTACTGAGCTGAGGCACACTTTGGGCCATTCTGCACTCTGATAAAAGGTTTACACGAAGAGATGATGCTTCAAAACCTACTACggctgaaaaaaagagaaatgttaatgtttttctgtaagGACACTGATTCCGTGTGACACCTGGGAATGACAGAGTATCGGCCTCTATACAAATTTGAAAAAGCCGCAGAGCTGATCGGTCCTGCATGTCAAACCATCCTGGTTGTTCTTCAAGTCACTTTCATTTCTGTTGGATCAAGGTCAGAACTTAAATGTTATATCTGACCACTCTAAAAATGACAGGATTGTTGTCTGATGACCCACTTTCTGCTGAGACTCGTTTTCCCTCAGAAGTCACCAAACGCAGCTTCTGAATGCAACAGAAGTTTGTGAAATAACACCGCTGACTGCTTGTTATTTCCTGAGGACAGATCATCATTTTAACATAAGACATAAACATTATCATCAGAAAGTTCTTTAGCTGGGTACATTTTGTCTTGTTGGCTGTCACTCCTGAGGGAGGCTATAGTCCTTAATTCTCTTCATTTGTAGGTTATTTATCTGATTGGCTGATGGGGTTCAAAGATGGATTTTTAGTTTTACCATCCCAGTGTGAATCGCTGATGTTTTAAGTAACATCTCTAAAAAAATCTCCTTTGCATTTAACAATAATACTCTCTCACAAACATGCTGGGAGGACTAAAACAAGTGATCTTCGTCTTACAAATTCtcactgaataaaaacaccagAGTGTAATTAAATCAAGATCTAAGATGCCCACTTTACAGCTTCCAGCCATAAACATTACTAAGACTTTATAGACTTTgaagttacatttattttaaggagGAGGAACTTTATtgaaatttttattgttttgtgtcattatATTTATTCCTCAATTGGTGCTTTTGCTACCAAATAACACAATGCATTTTTACAAGCTGCCCTATAATCACATTAGTAACTGATTAGCAACTTTTACAATAATTTACACCAATCCAACTAAACATGACAACACAATAAATTCCCCTaagttctttttgttgttggtgcTTTGGGAGGTATTGTACAGCACCGTGGTCAACtctggttgttttaaaagtgcATTATTAATTAAGCTGATTTGATTAAATGATGTGTGCGGTCTTCACAGTCTCATTATTAGCTGATTAGTTGTGAAATAGTGGCACAACACTGACAAACAGCACTTTTGCTGCTTCATGAAACCATTTATTCCCAGGTGAAAGGCACTGCGGATCCTTAAATGATGTGACTAACAGCTGATGGAGAGCcagggcagcagctgcaggtcttTATCAGCTCTCCGCGGTTCAGTGGAAGTCACCAGAGCCACATTATTTAGGCACTGCAGTGGAGGGACACTCTGCAGGCTGAGTTTGGAGAAGGG
The Kryptolebias marmoratus isolate JLee-2015 linkage group LG24, ASM164957v2, whole genome shotgun sequence DNA segment above includes these coding regions:
- the crlf1b gene encoding cytokine receptor-like factor 1b isoform X2, with product MTAFMFLLLLVPDVGFSAAYVAVISPQDPVLRIGSSLTATCTPGPELGLQPSSLYWTLNGVRLPGSTYSVLPPSTLAVTLHGLAGSQQRSGDNLVCHAADGRILAGSCLYVGLPPEKPENLTCWSHNAKDLTCKWQLGGRGETHIRTRYTLKYKLRWHEREKECENYSSEEQDYFCYISGNIALFTPYLIWVEATNQLGSVTSDISSLDILDVVTTDPPANVQVSRVGDLEDQLKVRWTSPPELKDILFQARYQIRYRLEGGADWRVVDNVGNLTSCRLAGLKPGTLYFVQVRCNPVGIFGSRKPGIWSDWSHPTAASTPSGELLQRGSCDPKPSEHNSALRRELKQFFGWLRKHAYGCSGMSIKLYDQWRVWLQKSHKARIQVDSTRR
- the crlf1b gene encoding cytokine receptor-like factor 1b isoform X1 — its product is MTAFMFLLLLVPDVGFSAAYVAVISPQDPVLRIGSSLTATCTPGPELGLQPSSLYWTLNGVRLPGSTYSVLPPSTLAVTLHGLAGSQQRSGDNLVCHAADGRILAGSCLYVGLPPEKPENLTCWSHNAKDLTCKWQLGGRGETHIRTRYTLKYKLRWHEREKECENYSSEEQDYFCYISGNIALFTPYLIWVEATNQLGSVTSDISSLDILDVVTTDPPANVQVSRVGDLEDQLKVRWTSPPELKDILFQARYQIRYRLEGGADWRVVDNVGNLTSCRLAGLKPGTLYFVQVRCNPVGIFGSRKPGIWSDWSHPTAASTPSGELLQRGSCDPKPSEHNSALRRELKQFFGWLRKHAYGCSGMSIKLYDQWRVWLQKSHKARIQILQGDNS